A region of Bombilactobacillus folatiphilus DNA encodes the following proteins:
- the thrS gene encoding threonine--tRNA ligase has protein sequence MARITLEFPDGSKREFAQDVTPLSVAESISNSLKKQAVAAKVNGVLVDINRPIVQDAQVEIVTKKDDAAPEVARNTAVFLLSAALKQKYPAIHFGEQAVNNDGFYLDTDKAENQVSVDELSALMQDVNKLIKDNAPIERQLMAKEDLVARFSDDPYQTEILKSIDSVQIPVYQMGEFISFGEKALLPKASDLKYYQLLSVAGAYWQGKSSNPMLQRIYGTAFMNDEDLQADLKRRAEIKERDHRTIGRDLDLFFVDPKVGSGLAYWMPKGATIRRTIERYITDKEIAAGYEHVYTPVLMNLDAYKTSGHWAHYREDMFPPMDMGDGEMLELRPMNCPSHIQIYKHHIRSYRELPIRIAELGMMHRYEKSGALSGLQRVREMTLNDGHTFVALEQIEDEFKKVLQLMMDVYKDFNIDNYTFRLSYRDPANTEKYFDDDEMWDRSQGMLKSAMDDLGLEYYEAEGEAAFYGPKLDVQTKTALGNEETLSTIQLDFMQPEKFQLTYVGEDGQEHRPVMIHRGVISTMERFIAYLIEMYKGAFPTWLSPVQVQIIPVNNEYHLDYAQELQTRMRKLGLRVEIDARNEKMNYKIREAQTQKVPYTVVIGDQEVQDSTVSVRKYGEQDSSTEDVSMFVDSVVADVKNYSRSER, from the coding sequence ATGGCTCGAATTACCTTAGAATTTCCAGATGGCTCCAAGCGTGAGTTTGCACAAGATGTGACACCGCTATCAGTGGCTGAATCGATTAGTAATAGTTTAAAAAAGCAGGCGGTGGCTGCCAAAGTTAATGGCGTTTTGGTGGATATCAATCGGCCTATCGTTCAAGACGCACAAGTAGAAATTGTCACGAAGAAAGATGATGCAGCTCCAGAAGTTGCTCGGAATACTGCAGTATTCTTGTTGAGTGCAGCGTTAAAGCAAAAATATCCTGCAATTCATTTTGGCGAACAAGCTGTGAACAATGATGGTTTTTATTTAGATACCGATAAGGCTGAGAACCAAGTTAGTGTTGATGAATTATCTGCTTTGATGCAAGATGTTAATAAATTGATTAAGGATAATGCGCCAATTGAACGTCAATTAATGGCAAAAGAAGATTTGGTTGCTCGTTTTAGTGATGATCCTTACCAAACGGAAATTTTAAAATCCATTGATAGCGTGCAGATTCCTGTTTATCAAATGGGTGAGTTTATTAGTTTTGGTGAAAAAGCATTATTGCCCAAAGCCAGTGATTTGAAGTATTATCAATTGCTATCAGTGGCGGGAGCTTATTGGCAAGGTAAGTCCAGCAACCCCATGTTGCAACGGATTTATGGGACTGCCTTTATGAATGATGAAGATTTACAAGCTGATTTGAAGCGGCGGGCTGAAATTAAAGAGCGTGATCATCGGACGATTGGTCGCGATTTAGATTTATTCTTTGTGGATCCTAAAGTTGGTTCTGGTTTGGCTTACTGGATGCCTAAGGGTGCAACAATTCGACGGACGATTGAGCGTTACATCACTGATAAAGAAATTGCGGCCGGTTATGAGCATGTTTATACACCAGTGTTAATGAATTTGGACGCTTATAAGACTTCCGGTCACTGGGCGCATTATCGTGAAGATATGTTTCCACCAATGGATATGGGTGACGGCGAGATGTTGGAATTGCGCCCAATGAATTGTCCATCACATATTCAAATTTACAAGCATCATATTCGTTCTTATCGTGAATTACCGATTCGGATTGCGGAATTGGGCATGATGCACCGTTATGAAAAATCAGGTGCCTTGTCTGGTTTGCAACGGGTGCGGGAAATGACTTTGAATGATGGTCATACTTTTGTGGCTTTGGAACAAATTGAAGATGAGTTTAAGAAAGTTTTGCAGTTGATGATGGACGTTTACAAAGATTTCAATATTGATAACTATACTTTCCGTTTGAGTTATCGTGATCCAGCTAATACTGAAAAGTATTTTGATGATGATGAAATGTGGGATCGTTCCCAAGGTATGTTGAAGTCGGCGATGGATGATTTGGGCTTGGAATATTACGAAGCTGAAGGTGAAGCAGCCTTTTATGGTCCAAAATTGGATGTCCAAACTAAGACTGCTCTCGGCAACGAGGAAACTTTATCAACGATTCAATTAGATTTTATGCAACCCGAAAAATTCCAATTAACTTATGTGGGTGAAGATGGTCAAGAGCACCGTCCAGTGATGATCCACCGTGGTGTGATTTCGACAATGGAACGTTTTATTGCTTATTTGATTGAAATGTATAAGGGTGCCTTTCCAACTTGGTTATCGCCTGTCCAAGTTCAAATTATTCCCGTTAATAATGAATATCATTTGGATTATGCTCAAGAATTACAGACGCGGATGCGTAAATTAGGTTTGCGTGTAGAGATTGATGCGCGCAATGAAAAAATGAATTATAAGATTCGCGAAGCACAAACGCAAAAAGTACCATATACGGTCGTGATTGGTGATCAAGAAGTCCAAGATTCCACCGTTTCTGTTCGAAAATATGGCGAACAGGATAGTAGTACGGAAGATGTCAGTATGTTTGTTGATAGCGTGGTCGCTGACGTGAAGAACTATTCACGAAGCGAGAGATAA
- a CDS encoding sensor histidine kinase — protein sequence MNKSRAFNQVFIIGGVCFILFFQQPLQPTAVMYPLISLLCSSLIMLPLKNWQYYLPLGILSILGSWHLKFWYFSPLILAMTLFKQPPISRKLVFILILMPTLIHWQWQTILIVGLNWLVLEMTTLNGKIKHLKRQILQLQDDSFEQQRQLTQQNLALTKASQTQLQLQIANERNRIARDIHDNVGHLLSSSILQVGALSALNQEPVVNESLTNLQITLNQALNSIRTNVHQLQQKAMTLSDGLTLLSKNFQFCPIKIQGTIFQLDEQSTQALLAVIKETLTNIIKHTNAKQVVLNFQNLLGFYRLQIKNDGANDNYQIGMGLTDMMERITEIGGQIHFHVHQHQFLITIILMKEQVHG from the coding sequence ATGAACAAATCAAGGGCGTTCAATCAAGTATTCATAATTGGTGGCGTATGTTTTATCTTATTTTTTCAGCAACCACTTCAACCAACAGCAGTCATGTATCCTTTAATCAGTCTACTCTGTTCAAGTTTAATTATGCTACCCCTGAAAAACTGGCAATATTATTTACCACTCGGAATCTTGAGCATTTTGGGTAGTTGGCACCTAAAATTTTGGTACTTCTCGCCTTTAATTCTAGCAATGACCCTATTCAAGCAACCGCCTATTTCACGAAAATTAGTCTTTATTTTGATACTGATGCCAACGCTGATCCATTGGCAATGGCAAACTATTTTGATCGTTGGCTTAAATTGGCTTGTTTTGGAAATGACTACTTTAAACGGCAAAATTAAACATTTGAAAAGGCAAATCCTCCAATTACAAGATGATAGTTTTGAACAACAGAGGCAATTAACACAACAAAATCTTGCGTTAACAAAAGCTAGCCAAACGCAGCTACAACTGCAAATTGCCAACGAACGCAATCGAATTGCCCGTGATATTCACGATAATGTGGGCCATTTATTATCCAGTAGTATCTTGCAAGTGGGCGCCTTAAGTGCCCTTAATCAAGAACCCGTCGTTAACGAGTCCCTAACCAATTTACAAATAACCTTGAATCAAGCTTTAAACAGTATCCGTACCAATGTTCATCAACTTCAACAAAAGGCAATGACACTTAGCGATGGATTAACATTATTAAGTAAAAATTTTCAATTTTGTCCTATAAAGATTCAAGGCACTATTTTTCAATTAGATGAACAGTCGACTCAAGCCCTTTTGGCAGTTATTAAAGAAACTCTGACTAATATTATAAAACACACAAACGCCAAGCAAGTCGTGTTAAATTTTCAAAATTTACTCGGATTTTATCGTTTACAAATCAAAAACGATGGCGCCAACGATAATTATCAGATTGGTATGGGTCTAACTGATATGATGGAGCGGATCACTGAGATTGGTGGTCAGATTCATTTTCACGTTCATCAACATCAATTTTTAATTACAATTATCTTAATGAAGGAGCAAGTACATGGCTAA
- a CDS encoding ABC transporter ATP-binding protein, whose translation MIIEVQNLVKRYNQNKVLNHLNLTVPKGQILGLLGPNGSGKSTLINCILGLLKFDRGQIKIFGQTMTPTNYAMKKRIGLVPQELALFDELTVLDNLNYFCGLYIQNKKRRQFLVQQAMELVELQDFAKYYPKQLSGGLKRRLNIACGIAHQPELLFLDEPTVAVDPQSRNKILDSIQQLNHQGTTIIYTTHYMEEVEQLCQQIVILDHGDVIAQGTTEQLTQLIQTTGTLTLDIAQISSSQLVELEQMPGMQQVLYSLSQLTIVNQNLNQNLIVILEYLQQQHILYTNLRIQTANLNDVFLAITGRQLRDAKE comes from the coding sequence TTGATAATCGAAGTGCAGAATTTAGTCAAACGATACAACCAAAATAAAGTTTTGAATCATCTTAATTTAACGGTGCCTAAGGGTCAAATTTTGGGGTTATTAGGGCCTAATGGTAGTGGTAAGTCGACTTTGATTAATTGCATTTTAGGATTGTTAAAGTTTGATCGCGGACAAATTAAGATTTTTGGGCAAACCATGACGCCCACGAATTATGCGATGAAAAAGCGGATTGGCTTGGTTCCGCAGGAATTGGCTTTATTTGACGAATTAACAGTGCTGGATAATTTAAATTACTTTTGTGGTCTGTATATTCAAAATAAAAAACGGCGTCAATTTTTGGTTCAACAAGCGATGGAATTAGTAGAATTGCAGGATTTTGCAAAATACTACCCCAAACAATTGAGTGGTGGCCTAAAACGACGTCTGAATATTGCTTGTGGAATTGCGCATCAACCAGAATTACTTTTTTTAGATGAACCGACAGTAGCGGTCGATCCGCAGAGTCGCAATAAAATTCTGGACAGTATTCAGCAGTTAAATCACCAAGGTACAACCATTATTTACACGACGCATTACATGGAAGAAGTTGAACAGTTGTGTCAGCAGATTGTAATTTTGGATCATGGTGACGTTATAGCGCAAGGCACTACAGAGCAATTAACGCAATTAATTCAGACTACCGGCACTTTAACATTGGATATAGCACAAATTAGTTCGTCACAGCTTGTTGAACTTGAGCAAATGCCGGGAATGCAACAGGTTTTGTACAGTTTATCTCAGCTCACAATTGTTAATCAAAATTTGAACCAAAATTTAATTGTGATTTTGGAATATTTGCAGCAACAGCATATTTTGTATACGAATTTACGCATACAGACGGCTAATTTGAATGATGTCTTTTTAGCAATTACTGGTCGCCAGTTGCGCGATGCCAAGGAGTGA
- a CDS encoding ABC transporter ATP-binding protein, producing MPSKQNINRQKPQNFWKTTWRLARYLSDYIVSLIVVLILAITATIFQIKTPKILGEATTEIFKGVMAGIAKQKAGIHVTQFPVDFHKIAQILMIVGLMYVGSAIFNFLQQILMTRASQQTVFKLRRDLKYKMKLLPVNFYDTHDNGDIMSRAINDMDNIAGTLQQSITQLVTSVVTLVGTLWMMFSISWQLTLIALVTVPVSIVLIGLIAPQSQKAFAAQQKSLGLLNNQVEENYGAHLVVQTFNHEPATLAEFEEENDRLYSAAWKAQLWSGLMMPLMTFVNNLGYVGVAIYGGIQVAHGRLPIGDIQAFLQYTQQFSQPINQLANLANTIQATVASAERIFEIMDEPEMQKTHVDVPDTQTDNLIELDHVQFGYQNQPILLQDYSLEVKPGQMIAIVGPTGAGKTTIINLLERFYDINSGSIKLAGRDTRNLTREQLRSHFAMVLQETWLFTGSIYDNLKYGREDATHEQIMAAAQAAHVDEFVQQLPQGYETVLNEEASNISQGQRQLLTIARAFVADPEILILDEATSSVDTRTEVKIQHAMTRLLEGRTSFVVAHRLSTIQDADQIIVMNHGSIMETGTHEQLLAQNGFYADLYNAQFSGNVSL from the coding sequence ATGCCTAGTAAACAGAATATAAATCGGCAAAAACCACAAAATTTTTGGAAAACAACGTGGCGTTTGGCTCGGTATTTATCGGATTATATTGTTTCTTTGATTGTGGTTTTGATTTTGGCAATTACCGCGACTATTTTTCAAATTAAAACACCGAAAATTTTGGGGGAAGCAACCACTGAAATTTTTAAGGGTGTGATGGCAGGAATAGCTAAGCAAAAAGCGGGAATTCATGTGACGCAATTTCCTGTTGATTTTCACAAAATTGCCCAAATCTTAATGATTGTTGGCTTAATGTATGTAGGATCGGCCATTTTTAACTTTTTACAACAAATTTTGATGACACGTGCCTCGCAACAAACCGTTTTCAAATTGCGACGTGATTTGAAGTACAAAATGAAGCTATTGCCGGTCAATTTTTATGATACACACGATAATGGTGATATCATGTCGCGGGCGATTAATGATATGGACAATATTGCGGGAACGCTGCAGCAAAGTATCACGCAATTGGTGACCAGCGTTGTGACTTTAGTAGGAACCTTGTGGATGATGTTTTCGATTAGTTGGCAGCTGACATTGATTGCACTAGTAACAGTTCCGGTTAGTATAGTGTTAATTGGATTAATAGCTCCTCAATCACAAAAAGCATTCGCGGCTCAACAGAAATCGTTAGGTCTGTTAAACAATCAAGTTGAAGAAAATTACGGGGCCCATTTAGTGGTCCAAACTTTCAATCATGAACCTGCAACTTTAGCCGAATTTGAAGAAGAAAATGATCGTTTGTATTCAGCTGCATGGAAAGCACAATTATGGTCGGGGTTAATGATGCCATTAATGACTTTTGTGAATAATTTAGGCTACGTTGGTGTGGCCATCTATGGTGGAATTCAAGTGGCACATGGACGTTTGCCGATTGGGGATATTCAAGCCTTTTTACAATATACTCAACAATTTTCCCAACCAATTAATCAATTGGCAAACTTGGCGAATACCATTCAGGCGACAGTTGCTTCAGCCGAGCGCATCTTTGAAATTATGGATGAGCCAGAAATGCAGAAAACACATGTGGATGTGCCAGATACGCAAACCGATAATTTGATCGAATTGGATCATGTGCAATTTGGCTATCAAAATCAGCCCATCCTTTTACAGGATTATTCTTTGGAGGTCAAACCGGGGCAGATGATCGCTATTGTTGGACCGACTGGTGCTGGGAAGACAACGATTATTAACCTATTAGAACGTTTTTATGATATTAATAGCGGTTCGATTAAATTGGCAGGTCGAGATACACGGAATTTGACACGAGAGCAGTTGCGTTCCCATTTTGCGATGGTCTTACAGGAAACATGGTTATTTACGGGTAGTATTTATGATAATTTAAAATACGGGCGTGAAGACGCGACGCATGAACAGATTATGGCGGCTGCACAAGCTGCTCACGTCGATGAATTTGTTCAACAATTGCCTCAAGGGTACGAAACCGTTTTAAATGAGGAAGCTTCCAATATCTCGCAAGGTCAAAGGCAGTTATTGACGATTGCCCGAGCCTTTGTGGCTGATCCCGAAATTTTAATTTTGGATGAAGCAACATCATCAGTGGATACCAGAACAGAAGTCAAGATTCAACACGCAATGACGCGCTTACTTGAAGGTCGCACGAGCTTTGTGGTAGCACATCGTTTGTCCACGATTCAAGATGCCGACCAGATTATCGTGATGAATCACGGTTCAATTATGGAGACAGGTACGCATGAGCAATTGTTGGCGCAAAACGGTTTTTATGCGGATTTGTATAATGCCCAATTTAGTGGCAATGTGAGTTTGTAA
- a CDS encoding CPBP family intramembrane glutamic endopeptidase, which translates to MKFFEQNKNYFSTILKLVGLIIFYLIQQLPLLILQLVNKLHFSPMQSNIYFVIGVVLALSMMLVTLLKTQIFSTQKLNLKSYSYLLITFFITILINHLLLPLMKTSGNTNVNGLLKLAGSSPVFFLLYAVFIAPITEEILFRGFIINWFFPKHLAWGAFFSALLFGLIHVSQDPIYFLSKFLIGWLLGLLYLKTHNIKSNILLHLLNNLAAFFI; encoded by the coding sequence ATGAAATTTTTTGAACAAAATAAGAATTATTTTAGCACAATACTAAAACTAGTTGGTCTCATTATTTTTTATTTAATTCAACAGTTGCCACTGCTAATTTTGCAATTAGTTAATAAGTTACACTTTTCACCGATGCAAAGCAATATCTATTTTGTAATAGGTGTTGTTTTGGCTTTGAGCATGATGTTGGTGACTTTATTGAAGACGCAAATTTTTTCCACCCAAAAATTAAATCTCAAAAGTTATAGCTACCTTTTAATTACGTTTTTCATTACAATTTTAATTAATCATTTATTGTTGCCCTTGATGAAAACGAGTGGTAACACCAATGTTAACGGTTTGCTGAAATTGGCTGGTAGTTCGCCCGTCTTTTTTCTTCTTTATGCCGTTTTTATCGCACCGATTACGGAAGAAATTTTATTTCGCGGCTTTATTATCAACTGGTTCTTTCCCAAGCATTTAGCTTGGGGAGCGTTTTTCAGTGCTCTTTTATTTGGCCTAATTCATGTTTCGCAAGATCCAATTTATTTTCTGTCAAAATTTTTGATTGGTTGGTTACTAGGTCTCCTTTATCTCAAAACGCACAACATCAAAAGTAATATTTTATTACATCTTTTGAATAATTTGGCGGCATTTTTTATTTAG
- a CDS encoding response regulator transcription factor, producing MAKIIIVDDDQLVTQALTTIIQTDSTLTVPACGHTVQDAINLSKQYCPDVLLLDIRMPDGLGLQAAQSIFKKNEQAKILLLTTFSDDEYINEALAIGIQGYLIKQNFQAIVPAIHAVLNQQYVYGDEIIHKMQAQLTNQAPYHTTTNLTDREQDILQLVAHGQNNKEIAQTLFLSVGTVRNLISQLLLKLELRDRTQLAIFYYQHH from the coding sequence ATGGCTAAAATTATTATCGTCGACGATGATCAATTAGTAACGCAAGCTTTAACCACGATCATTCAAACCGATTCCACATTAACAGTCCCCGCTTGCGGACACACTGTTCAAGACGCCATCAATTTATCTAAACAATATTGTCCAGACGTTTTATTATTAGATATTCGGATGCCTGACGGTTTAGGTTTGCAAGCCGCTCAAAGCATCTTCAAAAAAAATGAACAAGCGAAGATTTTATTACTAACAACTTTTAGCGATGATGAATACATTAATGAAGCTCTAGCAATCGGAATTCAAGGATATTTGATTAAGCAAAACTTTCAGGCTATTGTTCCAGCAATCCATGCTGTTTTGAATCAACAATATGTGTATGGCGACGAGATTATCCATAAAATGCAGGCTCAATTAACAAATCAAGCGCCATATCACACGACAACAAACCTAACAGATCGTGAGCAAGACATCTTACAGCTCGTGGCACATGGTCAAAACAACAAAGAAATTGCCCAAACACTATTTTTGAGTGTGGGTACCGTACGTAATCTGATCAGTCAATTATTGTTAAAATTAGAATTGCGGGATCGGACGCAATTAGCAATTTTTTATTATCAACATCATTAA
- a CDS encoding serine hydrolase domain-containing protein, which yields MVVRAEYLCAKIKQLVNEQVVPGVSFAFITPECTIQDYYGANSWQPSVTPLKADQLYDLASLTKVLGTTTLLLHLIEQGQLQWKSKVADFLPYFQDSRVTITHLMTHTSGIRGYIPHRDQLSAPQLLRALQQLPVTDEFEQVVRYTDTGPILAGLIIEQLYQKPVQTVIAQQILQPLKLPMATFKPDPDLCVVTNRRAGYWLKGQVHDPKAWQLGPHCGSSGLFASVADLLVFTQWFLGQTKTIHPPIQQTMIDYLFQDFTKKQLGRSFGWDLRLNCVRQAVLYHTGFTGNFWLIDKQRQRALIVLSNRVHPLVQNQRFFLERDAIVDLFLQ from the coding sequence ATGGTCGTACGAGCAGAGTATTTATGTGCCAAAATTAAGCAATTGGTCAATGAGCAAGTCGTACCGGGAGTTAGTTTTGCATTTATAACGCCCGAATGTACTATTCAAGATTATTACGGTGCTAATAGTTGGCAACCAAGTGTTACACCATTGAAAGCCGATCAATTATACGATTTGGCGTCATTAACGAAAGTATTAGGAACAACTACACTTTTATTACATTTAATTGAGCAAGGTCAGCTGCAGTGGAAATCAAAAGTAGCGGACTTCTTGCCATATTTTCAAGATTCTCGAGTGACAATTACACATTTGATGACGCATACTTCAGGTATTCGTGGTTATATTCCGCATCGTGATCAATTATCGGCGCCCCAATTGTTGCGGGCGCTTCAACAATTGCCGGTGACTGATGAATTTGAACAGGTAGTGCGCTATACCGATACTGGACCCATTTTAGCAGGTTTGATCATTGAGCAGTTGTATCAAAAACCAGTACAAACTGTAATTGCACAGCAAATTTTGCAACCGTTAAAATTACCGATGGCTACTTTTAAGCCTGATCCGGATTTGTGTGTGGTAACTAATCGACGAGCTGGTTATTGGTTAAAGGGACAAGTTCATGATCCGAAAGCTTGGCAATTGGGACCACATTGTGGTTCCTCTGGACTTTTTGCGAGTGTGGCCGATCTTTTAGTCTTTACACAGTGGTTCTTGGGGCAAACGAAAACGATACATCCGCCAATTCAGCAAACAATGATTGATTATTTATTTCAAGATTTTACTAAAAAGCAGTTAGGGCGTTCCTTTGGTTGGGATTTAAGGCTTAATTGTGTTCGACAGGCTGTTTTATATCATACGGGTTTTACGGGTAATTTTTGGTTAATTGACAAACAGCGTCAGCGAGCATTGATCGTTTTAAGTAATCGGGTGCATCCTTTAGTACAGAATCAACGTTTTTTCTTAGAACGGGATGCCATTGTGGATTTGTTTTTACAGTGA
- a CDS encoding ABC transporter ATP-binding protein, which produces MFHIMRKRIPMLAVWGSILFMVCQVMGTLYIPNITSDIVNKGITKGDTHYIIVAGLHMIGVSLAVIVAAGLNVLLSSQASQKLGKRLRNDIYRKVLYLSNDEFDQIGTSSLITRTTNDVVQMQNVTMMMLRMMIMAPIMMIGASFMAYQKNPQLTKIFVIVLPILIIIVAVILYFADPLFRKMQAKTDRLNLVFREGLTGVRVIRAFRQDDWEQKRFAAANQDYTHNAQKVFSIIAVMSPLTTLIMSGTNIAITWLGAKYISMQTMQIGNLLAFMTYASQILMSVMMLSMIFVVVPRAQASGVRIREVLDLKKQLSEPQTSKMLDDEASLSFHDVSFRYQDAPQLSLQQVNFQAQSGQSVGIIGGTGSGKTTLISLISRLYDPETGVIKVDGQDIRALTIKDLRERVSVVPQKSILFKGNVRANLQYGDQTATDDKLWHALKIAQADEFIETLDQTVEQNGDNFSGGQKQRLAIARALVKDADIYVFDDSFSALDFKTDAKLRQALKDDPQMQQKVIVIVGQRISTIADSDVIVVLDQGRMIGCGTHQELKASNAMYQEIITSQLKEGSVDA; this is translated from the coding sequence ATGTTTCATATTATGCGAAAAAGGATTCCTATGCTTGCCGTGTGGGGTTCTATTTTATTTATGGTTTGCCAGGTGATGGGGACGTTGTATATTCCCAATATTACTTCGGATATTGTTAATAAAGGCATTACTAAGGGCGATACTCATTATATCATAGTAGCTGGTCTACACATGATCGGGGTGTCTTTGGCGGTAATTGTGGCCGCAGGTTTGAATGTCTTGTTATCATCACAAGCATCACAAAAGTTAGGTAAACGTTTGCGTAATGATATTTATCGTAAAGTTTTGTATTTATCCAATGATGAATTTGATCAAATCGGAACGTCATCGTTGATTACGCGGACCACGAATGATGTGGTACAGATGCAAAATGTGACGATGATGATGCTACGAATGATGATTATGGCGCCAATTATGATGATTGGTGCTAGTTTTATGGCTTATCAAAAAAATCCGCAATTAACTAAAATTTTTGTAATTGTTCTACCTATTTTAATTATTATTGTGGCAGTCATTTTGTATTTTGCTGATCCTTTATTTCGCAAGATGCAGGCAAAAACAGATCGTCTTAATTTAGTTTTTCGTGAAGGATTGACGGGAGTGCGTGTGATTCGGGCATTTCGTCAAGATGATTGGGAGCAAAAGCGGTTTGCCGCAGCCAATCAAGATTATACGCATAATGCACAAAAAGTATTTTCAATTATTGCAGTGATGTCGCCACTAACGACCTTGATTATGAGTGGGACAAATATTGCGATTACATGGTTGGGCGCCAAATATATTTCGATGCAAACTATGCAAATTGGAAATTTGCTGGCGTTCATGACTTATGCTTCACAAATTTTGATGAGTGTCATGATGTTGTCGATGATTTTTGTGGTAGTCCCACGGGCGCAGGCTTCAGGGGTACGGATTCGTGAAGTTTTGGATTTGAAGAAGCAGCTGTCTGAACCTCAGACTAGTAAAATGTTGGATGATGAAGCGTCATTGAGTTTTCATGATGTGTCATTTCGCTATCAAGATGCACCACAACTGTCTTTGCAGCAAGTGAATTTTCAAGCTCAAAGTGGACAAAGTGTGGGAATTATTGGTGGCACGGGCTCCGGTAAAACGACACTAATTAGTTTGATTAGTCGGTTATATGATCCAGAAACTGGCGTAATTAAAGTTGATGGTCAGGATATACGAGCCTTAACAATTAAAGATTTGCGGGAGCGGGTCTCAGTGGTGCCACAAAAATCAATTTTATTTAAGGGCAATGTGCGTGCTAATTTGCAATATGGTGACCAAACTGCGACCGATGATAAGTTATGGCACGCTTTAAAGATTGCGCAAGCTGATGAATTTATCGAAACGTTGGATCAGACTGTGGAACAAAATGGTGATAATTTTTCTGGTGGTCAAAAGCAGCGTTTAGCGATTGCCCGAGCATTGGTTAAAGATGCGGATATTTATGTGTTCGATGATTCGTTTTCAGCGTTAGACTTCAAAACGGATGCCAAATTGCGGCAGGCTCTCAAAGACGATCCGCAAATGCAGCAAAAGGTAATTGTCATTGTCGGACAACGGATTTCTACAATTGCGGACAGCGACGTGATTGTGGTTTTGGATCAAGGCAGGATGATTGGTTGTGGGACACATCAAGAACTGAAAGCTTCCAATGCAATGTATCAAGAAATTATCACATCTCAGTTAAAGGAGGGATCGGTAGATGCCTAG